Genomic DNA from Niallia circulans:
TTTTTGGTTTATAAATCTACTCCAATTAGAAGTTGAAATCCTTCTTCAGCGTATTGTTACAACGGGAAAGTTGTTAATGGTTTATTTTGAAAAGCTCCGTTTCAATGTTGAGACGAATCACTTAATTCCTTGTTGTAAAATGTAAATTGTTATTATTTGCACTCCAATCCTTAATTCCTATTTGTCCTTTCAAAAAAATCCTAGCATTTATACCTTTGATGTTTTCTAATACAAATCCTCTGAGGATAAATAGGAATGCTTCATTAGCTTGCAAATACTAACTCGGAAGAAGTTAAAGAGGAGACAATAATCTATGGCTAAAATTGCACTTTTAGATAAGGATCCACTTGCAAGAGAGAAAATGAGACAAAGTCTTAGGATGGAACAATCCTATCGCATTGTTGCAGAAGGTCAAGATGGGAGATTTGCATTGCCAATCATGAGAGCCCACAATCCAGATATATTTATCATGTGCAGCAAAATGCCCAATGTTAACGGGGTGGAAGCTGCGAAAGAGCTTATTGAGGAAGCTTCGGAAGCGAAAATTATCATGGTTTTTTCTGATGAACAAGACATAGAGTTAACTGCGTCTTTACGTGCAGGAGTAATGGGGTTTGTTTCCATTGAAAGAATAGAGGATTGGTTGAAGGAAGCTGTGCGGAACCTCCTTTCTAACAGAAATTATATGGATCCGTACATTTCAACTGAGGTTCTCAAAGAATATCGTAAGCTATCAGATCGAACAAAAAAATATAAATCTGGACGTACTAGTATTTTTACAACACGCGAGCAGGTTGTTCTCCAATCGCTTGTAAAAGGGAAAAGTAATTTTGAAATTGCTGATGAGCTGCATATAAGTGATAAAACAGTAAAAAACCATATTAGTAGTATCTTAAAAAAGTCAGATACAGAATGCAGAACAAGGGCTGTTGTTAAAGCGATTAAATACGGATGGGTAAAATTTGAATAACGAACCAGCGATATTACCGAGACCATATTGTTGATGATACGTTTTGCAATATTTTTATCGTACCAAGACAGTAAAAGGCAAATCTCGGCAAAAAGGTGATAAGGATGAATCGATTTTATAAGCGGTACTCTGATATAATTTTTCAACTGCTAAGTGATGAAAAGTGGAATAGTTTAGCGGTGATTTCGGATAAGACAGGCTTTTCAAAAACAACCATTTGGAGAGATTTGGAATTTCTTGAAAGCGTATTACCGGAAGATTGGGTATTCGAGAAGAATGAAGCATATGGTGTCAGACTCATTAAGCCGGAAAATGGAACACTTGAGGGTCTTTTGGGGCAAATAAGAGAAAAGAACACGTATTTGCATACACTGAAAATCATTCTTTTAAATGATGGGGTTGATGTTTCTCAAATATGTCAAGAAGTGCATATAAGCAGATCAACAGCATACAGGCACTTGGAAAAATTGCAGGAGGTAGTTAAGGAGGCAGAAGTCACATTATCAGCAAGTCCATTTCGGCTTGAAGGTGATGAAAGGAAAATTAGACGCTTCATTATGCAGTATTTAGATTTTATGTCCTTTGAAACGAATCTTGTCAAAGAAGAGCTTGATGCTGGAAAATTCCAAGAGCATTTGGTTAAAATGTTTTCGCGGTTTTCAATGTCTTATCGAACAGGTGCACTCTATCGCTTGACGATTATTTTATTTATAGCCAATCATCGTGCATCAATGGGTCATTTTATTTCATATCCAGATTCTGTCTTAAAGACACATGAAGGCAGCAAGTATTTTGAATTGACTAAAAGGCTTTCGCCTTTTATGATTAAATGTCCGCGCAGAGAAATTCAATTACAGGAAATTCTGTACATTGCCATATTTATTATGAGTGAGGAAAGACCGTTAAATAGAACAAAGCACTTGCAGTATATTCATAAATCAATGAAAAGCGAAAGAGGCTATCCGATGTCCGTCTTTCTCAAAAAGTTAGATAAGTATATTGGTGTACCAATATCACAGGACGACATATTTTTGTTTCACTTCTATCAGTCACTAAAACGAATTTCGGTTGAAACGGAATTTGAGACAGAAACTGTGAAGAATTCTGCTCTGCAATATTTAGATTTTTTTGAAGGAAACCAGCTTTATCAGGCGATTGCACAGATTGCAAAAGAGTGTTTTACGCATTATTCCCTTTTGTTAAAAAAGCTTGATATACTTGAAATTTTTGCGATTACTCAGGCTGCTATAATCAGAAGATGGAATAACCACAAAATCCAGGTGGCTGTTATGTGCAGAACCTATAGTGAGAAGGATTACATCCGGGAGATTTTGAACTACCATTTTGACAGCAAGCTGAAAATAACCTGTATTGATCCTTCAAGTGTTCATCTGCTGTATATGTATGAGGAGTTTGATTTGCTTATTTCAGCAGGCGAATTGAATCCTTCAGATGCCTGTATCGAGCATATTCCGAAAATTATCATTTCATCCTTTCCAACAAGTGCTGAATTAAGAGAAATAAGTCATTTTATTGAGGATCATTTTTTTGGTGATTTAGGAGTTACAAAGGATATGGTTTATCCGTTCAATGAGTCAGTTTGATATATTGTTATGTAGGTTAAGAATCCCATCTAAATGTTGATGGGATTCTTTTTTTCTTCATGAATGGTTTGACTGGATGAAACGGAGGACTTCCTTTAATGATTGCTTTTCCTTTGTTGCAAAAAAGAATTGGAAGGGATCTTCCCCGTTTTTTAGCCGATCTGACACAGACTCCATTGTAAAGGCTTTTGGTGATAAATTATTTGTGAGTTCCTCCCAATATATCGGGCAAGCTACATATCCACCTTCATTCCCTCTGACAGAATAGGGAGCAATAATCGTTTTTCCTTCGCTATGCTGGATATAATCGATGTAAAGGCGGTTACGGCGATTTTTTTTCAAGCGCTCAATCGTAAATAATTCTGGTTCAACCGTTATCATATAGTTTGCAATAAATTCTGTAAAAATTCTTGCTTCCTCATACGTGTAAGTTTTTTCTGGCAGTGGGATATATACTTGTATCCCTTTATTGCCAGATGTTTTTATAAAAGAAACAAGCTTTAGTCCGTCGAGAACCTGCTTGAGGATTTGTGCAGCTTTAATTGCCATATAGAAATGATCTCTTGATGGTGGGTCTAAATCAAAGACAATTTCTGATGGCATACTGTCAGACAGCATTGTCTCAAACGGGATGTGAAACTCGAACGCAAGCTGATTGCCAAGCCAGAGCAATGTTTGTTGATTGTTGCAGACAATATAATTAATATCTTCCTTCTGGCTTGTTTCAACAAATGCTGGTGCATAATCAGGACATTGCTTCTGATAAAAGGATTCTCCGAACAGTCCATGCGGAAATCGGATAACTGTCAGTAGCCGATTGCGTAAAAAAGGCAGCATTTTCTCTTCTGCCAATGTTAAATAGTTGATGAAATCTATTTTGCGTACATTGTTCGCAGGAAATAATGGTTTGTCTGGGTGGGTGATAGCCAGTTTATCAAGTCCGCTTGCTTCAAGTAGCTGTTCATAAGTGCACTCCTGCCAGCCTTTTTGAAAAAGAAATTGGACAAATACAGGCTGAATAATTTTTTCGTCTTTAAACGCAGAAAATGAAAGCTCGACACAAATCCCTGGTTCAACTAACATCACATTTTTCTCTGACTGTGCATTTTTTTGCACAATGCTGAGTAAGGCAGCATTTTCTTCCTTTGTCATGCCCTCACTAAACTGTCCAACATTTTTGATAAGGCCATTATCCGCAACACCTACCGAAAACAGCTTATCCTTAAGGTTATATTCTGTAATCGTAAAGGAAGCAGTATATTTCATGGTAGTACTCCTAACAATGCTTATTTGCTTTTAGTGTTTCACCTATGCAGTCGAATCATTCATTTCCAAGATTTCATTGCATGAAAGGCAGGCTCAAAAGCCATTTTATTAATAAGTACCACTTTAAAGAAGTCAGTGAAAAAACATGATGGGAGAATAAAGAATGCACACAATGTGGAAAGGAAGCATTAGCTTCGGTTTGGTTAATATCCCAATTAAGCTGCATACTGCAACAGAAGATAAAGATATAAAGCTGCGCACACTTCATAAAGCATGTCATGCACCTATTAAATATGAAAAAAAATGCTCTGCTTGTGAAAAGGAAGTTGCACCAGAAGATATCGTTAAGGCATATGAATATGCTAAAGGCAAATACGTTGTTCTTGATAAGGAAGATTTAGAGAAGCTGCAAAAGGAAAATGAAGATAAAGCAGTAGAAATAATTGATTTTGTTAAAATGGATGAAATCGACCCGATCTATTATGATAAGTGCTATTATATGTCTTCAGGTGATGGCGGCAACAAAGCATATGCTTTGTTAAGAGAGGCATTACTCGAGTCGGGAAAAGTTGGTATTGCTAAAATTATTATCCGTTCAAAAGAGCAATTAGCGGTAATAAGAGTATATGACAATACATTAGTTATGGAGACAATCCATTTTCCTGATGAAGTCCGTAAAGCAGAGGATGTGCCAAATGTTCCGGCAGAATCCACTATTGCCAAAAAGGAGCTAGAGACGGCAATCCTGCTAATTGATCAGTTAACTACTTCATTTGATCCGACGAAATATACGGATGAATATCGAACTGCATTACTTGAATTGATTGAAGCCAAGAAAATGGGCAAGGATGTTGTTACAAGCCAAGAAAAGGTTCAGACAACAAATGTCATGGATTTAATGGCAGCATTACAGGCTTCTATCGACAATACGAAGCCAGAACAAACAACAGAAGAAAAACCCAAAAAAACAAAAACAAGAAAAAAAGTCGCAAAGGAAGCATAAACAGCAAAGGGGGGAAATCCCCTTTGCATACAAACTTATTGATAAACAGTTCTTTTTGGAAAAATTGTCTACAGTTGTCTATAATGGGGAGATAATCTAAATAAAAGGAGGCTAAACTTTATTGAATAGAAGTGAAAAGAAGCTGACACTAAAATATGTCAGTACTATACTTAGCATTGTTATTTTGTTTATAATTGCCTTTTTATTTGTTAGCTTTCAAATCAGAGGTGCAGAGATAATCGCTTTTGATAAAGTCATTATCGAGTTTGTTCAATCATTTCAAACAGATGCCACAACAAGATGGACTGCCATCTTGACAGATTTTGGATCTATTAAATTTATAGCCATTGCAATTGTTGTTGGAGCAGTGCTTCTTTGCTTGTACAAGAAATATTCACTGGCGATTTTTCTTATTTGTGTCCCTGGTATAGGCGGATTATTAAATAAGTTCCTAAAGTGGATCTTTAAACGAGAAAGACCGGATATACTCCCATTAATTACAGAGCATGGGTACAGCTTTCCTAGTGGCCATAGTATGGGGTCGCTCATTTTTTATGGAAGTGCTGCATATGTACTTCTTCATATTTTGAAGACTAATGGAAAAAAAGCAGTGACTGTTCTAATTGCTTGCATTTTTATCTTAATGATTGGGACAAGCCGAATTTATTTAGGTGTACATTATCCAACAGATATTGTAGGGGGATATGCCGTAGGCTCCGCGTATTTACTAGTGTGTATCTTAGTTTTCCGCTATTATGAAGAAAGAAAAAATAAATAGATAATAAAACAGGGTAGAGGTAAAAATGATGGAACAGAAAATAATACCTGCATCATCCAACTTAAAGGAATTCGAAGCTTTTTTGGAAAGCAGTTACGAAGTTGGCGTCTTTTTAGAAATACATATTTCTCAGCTTAAGAACATCAGTAAGCTTGCCAAAAATGCCGGTAAAAAAATGATATATCATGTTGATTTGATCCAGGGGTTGAAAAGTGACGACTATGCGACAGAATATGTCTGTCAGGAATTTAAGCCATATGGACTAATATCGACAAAATCATCAGTTATATTAAAAGCGAAACAAAAGAATGTAATTGCCATCCAACGTGTCTTCCTTCTTGACAGTCATGCCATTGAAAAAAGTATTAAACTGGTACAGCGAACAAAACCTGATTATATTGAGCTTCTGCCAGGTACAATGCCTTGGATGATTGAAGAAATAAAGGAGCGGCTCGATGTACCGATATTGGCTGGTGGATTGATTCGTACTGAAGCGGATGTTGAAAATGCGATTAAGGCTGGAGCAGCGGGTATAACAACATCAAGAAAAGAATTATGGAACAAATAGAAAAGTTTTCACTATTTTTCTAGAGAAAATCTTGCAAACGTATTGACAGCGTTTACATGGTAAGATATGATGTATCTACAAGTTAATAAAACGTGTTGGAGATAAGGAGATGCACACAGATTTTCACATTTATTGTGATATATTTCTGTTGTGCCCTCCTTTTTTGCTGTTTTATAAACTTATTGTTTTTTAGAAAAGGGGGAGTATTAATGTCTGCGTTTTTAGGTGAACTTATTGGTACAATGATTTTAATCGTTTTTGGGGGAGGAGTAGTTGCTGGTAGCAATTTAAAGAAAACGTTTTCTAATAATAGCGGGTGGATTGTTATTACAATTGCTTGGGGCTTAGCTGTTACGATGGGAGTCTTTGCAGTTGGCAGTATCAGTGGAGCACATCTTAACCCTGCAGTAACTATCGCACTTGCGATAACTGGCGATTTTGCATGGAATCAAGTGCCTGAATATATCATAGCTCAAATGCTTGGTGCGTTTATTGGAGCAGTTATTGTATACTTACATTATTTACCACATTGGAAAGCAACTGATGATAAAGGAGCTAAGTTAGGCGTATTTGCAACAGGTCCAGCTATTCCACATACTTTTTCCAATCTGCTTGGAGAATTAATCGGTACTTTCATGCTTGTTCTAGGCTTGCTTTTCATTGGTGCAACAACATTTACAGATGGCTTAAATCCGATGGCAGTCGGTTTACTAATAGTAGTGATCGGTATGTCTCTTGGGGGCACAACTGGCTATGCTATCAACCCGGCAAGGGATTTAGGACCACGTATTGCTCACGCGTTGCTTCCGATTGTAGGTAAAGGGGATTCTAACTGGAAATATGCTTG
This window encodes:
- a CDS encoding response regulator transcription factor translates to MAKIALLDKDPLAREKMRQSLRMEQSYRIVAEGQDGRFALPIMRAHNPDIFIMCSKMPNVNGVEAAKELIEEASEAKIIMVFSDEQDIELTASLRAGVMGFVSIERIEDWLKEAVRNLLSNRNYMDPYISTEVLKEYRKLSDRTKKYKSGRTSIFTTREQVVLQSLVKGKSNFEIADELHISDKTVKNHISSILKKSDTECRTRAVVKAIKYGWVKFE
- a CDS encoding helix-turn-helix domain-containing protein — its product is MNRFYKRYSDIIFQLLSDEKWNSLAVISDKTGFSKTTIWRDLEFLESVLPEDWVFEKNEAYGVRLIKPENGTLEGLLGQIREKNTYLHTLKIILLNDGVDVSQICQEVHISRSTAYRHLEKLQEVVKEAEVTLSASPFRLEGDERKIRRFIMQYLDFMSFETNLVKEELDAGKFQEHLVKMFSRFSMSYRTGALYRLTIILFIANHRASMGHFISYPDSVLKTHEGSKYFELTKRLSPFMIKCPRREIQLQEILYIAIFIMSEERPLNRTKHLQYIHKSMKSERGYPMSVFLKKLDKYIGVPISQDDIFLFHFYQSLKRISVETEFETETVKNSALQYLDFFEGNQLYQAIAQIAKECFTHYSLLLKKLDILEIFAITQAAIIRRWNNHKIQVAVMCRTYSEKDYIREILNYHFDSKLKITCIDPSSVHLLYMYEEFDLLISAGELNPSDACIEHIPKIIISSFPTSAELREISHFIEDHFFGDLGVTKDMVYPFNESV
- the ligD gene encoding DNA ligase D: MKYTASFTITEYNLKDKLFSVGVADNGLIKNVGQFSEGMTKEENAALLSIVQKNAQSEKNVMLVEPGICVELSFSAFKDEKIIQPVFVQFLFQKGWQECTYEQLLEASGLDKLAITHPDKPLFPANNVRKIDFINYLTLAEEKMLPFLRNRLLTVIRFPHGLFGESFYQKQCPDYAPAFVETSQKEDINYIVCNNQQTLLWLGNQLAFEFHIPFETMLSDSMPSEIVFDLDPPSRDHFYMAIKAAQILKQVLDGLKLVSFIKTSGNKGIQVYIPLPEKTYTYEEARIFTEFIANYMITVEPELFTIERLKKNRRNRLYIDYIQHSEGKTIIAPYSVRGNEGGYVACPIYWEELTNNLSPKAFTMESVSDRLKNGEDPFQFFFATKEKQSLKEVLRFIQSNHS
- a CDS encoding Ku protein is translated as MHTMWKGSISFGLVNIPIKLHTATEDKDIKLRTLHKACHAPIKYEKKCSACEKEVAPEDIVKAYEYAKGKYVVLDKEDLEKLQKENEDKAVEIIDFVKMDEIDPIYYDKCYYMSSGDGGNKAYALLREALLESGKVGIAKIIIRSKEQLAVIRVYDNTLVMETIHFPDEVRKAEDVPNVPAESTIAKKELETAILLIDQLTTSFDPTKYTDEYRTALLELIEAKKMGKDVVTSQEKVQTTNVMDLMAALQASIDNTKPEQTTEEKPKKTKTRKKVAKEA
- a CDS encoding phosphatase PAP2 family protein, producing MNRSEKKLTLKYVSTILSIVILFIIAFLFVSFQIRGAEIIAFDKVIIEFVQSFQTDATTRWTAILTDFGSIKFIAIAIVVGAVLLCLYKKYSLAIFLICVPGIGGLLNKFLKWIFKRERPDILPLITEHGYSFPSGHSMGSLIFYGSAAYVLLHILKTNGKKAVTVLIACIFILMIGTSRIYLGVHYPTDIVGGYAVGSAYLLVCILVFRYYEERKNK
- a CDS encoding glycerol-3-phosphate responsive antiterminator yields the protein MEQKIIPASSNLKEFEAFLESSYEVGVFLEIHISQLKNISKLAKNAGKKMIYHVDLIQGLKSDDYATEYVCQEFKPYGLISTKSSVILKAKQKNVIAIQRVFLLDSHAIEKSIKLVQRTKPDYIELLPGTMPWMIEEIKERLDVPILAGGLIRTEADVENAIKAGAAGITTSRKELWNK
- a CDS encoding MIP/aquaporin family protein, which encodes MSAFLGELIGTMILIVFGGGVVAGSNLKKTFSNNSGWIVITIAWGLAVTMGVFAVGSISGAHLNPAVTIALAITGDFAWNQVPEYIIAQMLGAFIGAVIVYLHYLPHWKATDDKGAKLGVFATGPAIPHTFSNLLGELIGTFMLVLGLLFIGATTFTDGLNPMAVGLLIVVIGMSLGGTTGYAINPARDLGPRIAHALLPIVGKGDSNWKYAWIPVVGPVLGGGLAAVFYQYFYKGTISSYFWPVVIVSIVILGFAFFATKSNNSIKMKNAA